Proteins from a single region of Hermetia illucens chromosome 3, iHerIll2.2.curated.20191125, whole genome shotgun sequence:
- the LOC119651450 gene encoding zinc finger protein 184-like produces MGSNEVPASWHQWCRLCAEKHSAIDVFFKNEDNCDVAKLIERFFQLSINPEDKAPVTICATCYHFLLSLAKFSERVVKVQAMYASIVNDGIIPREHSSLEVEFKLVKDEPLDINIEYLYPDTYGSDDNLERSGTNHGNKENGIHTKVKEKNDPLVHPLIPADNFPKEENPSVSETSTKHPELDEIEDSDSEEGTDTEAKPKLKTENPKKRGRKRKEPPFPCDKCDKVFLQRNAFRAHRSICQKVFTCQHCDKKFRSQKGAHEHQMTHVKPDQRPTFPCPHCDKHFTQARNIQTHIRAVHFGERPFICETCGKAFAAKGALQKHSTGHVSETPFQCLQCSKKFKTLVSLKRHEDIHDSTNYPCPKCNRILNTKHTLQMHMAVHSSEKKHKCTVCNSAFKRGWHLKNHMTLHSGERPHKCLFCSKTFVHGSHCRNHMKQAHPQEASEEKMKS; encoded by the exons ATGGGTTCAAACGAGGTGCCAGCATCGTGGCATCAATGGTGTCGCCTGTGCGCGGAGAAACACAGCGCGATTGATGTGTTCTTCAAGAACGAGGATAACTGCGATGTTGCGAAACTCATCGAGAGGTTTTTCCAATTATCT ATAAATCCGGAGGACAAGGCGCCGGTCACCATTTGTGCCACATGTTACCACTTCCTTCTTTCACTGGCCAAGTTCTCCGAGCGCGTGGTCAAAGTGCAGGCCATGTACGCTTCCATTGTTAATGACGGAATAATCCCTCGCGAGCACTCAAGTCTAGAAGTCGAATTCAAACTGGTTAAAGATGAACCCTTGGATATCAACATCGAATATCTATACCCAGACACGTACGGAAGCGATGATAATCTAGAGAGATCTGGAACAAACCATGGGAATAAGGAGAACGGAATTCACACAAAAGTTAAAGAGAAAAATGACCCTCTAGTTCACCCCTTAATACCTGCCGACAATTTTCCCAAAGAGGAGAATCCAAGCGTCTCAGAAACTTCCACAAAACATCCCGAATTGGATGAGATAGAAGATTCCGACAGTGAAGAAGGCACAGACACAGAAGCCAAACCAAAGCTAAAAACAGAAAACCCGAAGAAAAGAGGTCGCAAACGAAAAGAGCCACCTTTTCCCTGTGATAAATGCGACAAAGTCTTTTTGCAGAGAAACGCATTTCGAGCTCACAGAAGTATCTGCCAAAAGGTGTTCACATGCCAACACTGCGACAAGAAGTTCCGATCGCAGAAAGGAGCTCATGAACACCAAATGACCCACGTCAAACCGGACCAAAGACCTACATTCCCATGCCCGCATTGTGATAAGCATTTCACGCAAGCCAGAAATATTCAGACACACATTCGGGCTGTTCATTTTGGCGAACGACCGTTCATCTGCGAAACGTGTGGGAAAGCGTTTGCGGCAAAAGGCGCCCTCCAGAAACACAGCACTGGCCACGTTTCCGAGACGCCTTTCCAATGTTTACAGTGCTCCAAGAAATTTAAGACGTTAGTGAGTTTGAAG AGGCACGAGGACATTCACGACTCGACCAACTACCCCTGCCCAAAGTGTAATCGAATTTTGAATACCAAGCACACGCTTCAAATGCATATGGCCGTTCATTCGAGCGAGAAGAAGCATAAATGCACCGTTTGCAATAGCGCATTCAAGCGTGGGTGGCaccttaaaaatcatatgaCCCTGCACAGTGGCGAGCGACCGCACAAATGTCTGTTTTGTAGTAAAACATTTGTACACGGCTCGCATTGCAGGAATCATATGAAGCAAGCCCATCCCCAGGAAGCCAGTGAGGAAAAGATGAAATCGTGA